One window from the genome of Diabrotica virgifera virgifera chromosome 6, PGI_DIABVI_V3a encodes:
- the LOC126885977 gene encoding uncharacterized protein LOC126885977 yields MIQNFQISLLSSGNTQEFGQYFQKCYLHNMESWAYCYRLHAGINTNMSIERMHQTIKYLYLNGRQVRRLDKTINILIKLIKDKLFERLITLNKGKISSKLRELRKRHKTSLNLDMDTIVMSEMSWEIPSSSTNDIYLVQKNKPSCDCQLVCDLCQSCLHSYSCTCLDNSIRWNMCKHIHLVCQFMKGHQIQDTNADEEHIINTDEVKIKQATEQAKFVSKSCNINQEKTSKQLEVEKQKLIEIQTQIIQNITTFEQLEAFKSITAPLVPTLRTLAEHSGNELNIVALSHGTQNIPHNKKVVAQKRLFSTKKKTTKSKKKLLSKPVAEETNLIANQLMLQVNNVLFN; encoded by the coding sequence ATGatacaaaattttcaaatttctcTTCTATCTTCTGGTAATACCCAAGAATTTggtcaatattttcaaaaatgttatctGCACAATATGGAATCCTGGGCGTACTGTTATCGCTTGCATGCAGGAATAAATACAAATATGAGCATAGAACGAATGCATCAAACGattaaatatttgtatttaaatgGAAGACAAGTACGAAGGCTGGAtaaaactatcaatatcttgattaaattaattaaagaCAAATTGTTTGAACGGCTTATTACGTTGAATAAAGGTAAAATATCCAGCAAATTACGAGAGTTACGGAAAAGGCACAAAACAAGTCTTAATTTAGATATGGACACCATTGTCATGTCTGAAATGAGCTGGGAGATACCATCAAGTTCAACCAATGATATCTATTTAGTTCAGAAAAACAAACCCAGTTGTGACTGCCAATTAGTCTGTGATTTGTGCCAATCCTGTCTACATTCATATTCCTGTACATGCTTGGATAACAGTATAAGATGGAATATGTGCAAACACATACATCTTGTGTGTCAATTTATGAAAGGCCATCAAATTCAAGATACTAATGCAGATGAAGAACATATAATAAATACAGATGAGGTAAAAATTAAACAAGCTACAGAGCAAGCTAAATTTGTGAGTAAGTCTTGTAATATCAATCAAGAAAAAACGTCCAAACAACTGGAAGTTGAAAAACAGAAATTGATAGAAATACAAACccaaataattcaaaatataacAACTTTTGAACAACTTGAGGCATTTAAAAGTATTACAGCACCCTTGGTGCCTACATTAAGGACATTAGCAGAACATTCTGGAAATGAACTTAATATTGTGGCACTATCTCATGGCACACAAAACATTCCACACAATAAAAAAGTAGTTGCTCAAAAACGTTTATTTTCCACCAAGAAAAAAACTACAAAGTCAAAAAAAAAGCTGTTATCAAAACCTGTTGCTGAAGAAACAAATTTGATAGCAAATCAATTAATGCTACAAGTAAATAATGTGCTCTTTAATTAG